Below is a genomic region from Delftia tsuruhatensis.
TCGCGCAGGTGCGTGCGCAGCAGGCGGAAGTGCCGGGCTTCCTCGGCAGCCACCAGCAGCCAGTCGCGGTAGTACTGCTCGGGCATGCCATCGAAGCGCCAGACCGCGTCCAGCGCCAGGTTGATGGCGTTGAACTCGATGTGGGCGATGGCGTGGATCAGCACGGCGCGGCCTTCGGGCGTGGCCGGCGAGCGCCGGGCCACGGCAGTGTGGTGGCGCAGCTCGGGCCGCTGCGGGCGGCCCGGCAGGTCTGGTGCGGGGCAGGGCAGGGCCGGTGCCTGCGCTGCTATTGAATAAAGAGCCTGCCGTGCATACATGTCCAGCGTGGCGGCAGCCTTTTCCTCGGGATCCGGGAGGCACAAGACCTCAAGGGCGCGGTAGCGTAACTCCATCCCTACAATTCTAGGTTTCCTGCCATAACCAATGATTGACGGAGACAAAACCCCATGGCGATTTACGAACTGGATGGAGTGGCCCCTGAAGTGGCGGCGTCGGCCTGGGTGGCCGACAGCGCCGAGGTGATGGGTAATGTGCGGCTGGCCGAGGACGCCAGCATCTGGTTCGGCGCCGTGGTGCGCGGCGACTGCGAGAGCATCTCCATCGGCGAGGGCAGCAACATCCAGGATGCCAGCGTGCTGCACGCCGACCTGGGCAAGCCGCTGGTCGTGGGGCGCCATGTGACGGTAGGCCATCAGGTCATGCTGCACGGCTGCACCATCGGCGACGAATCGCTGATCGGGATCGGTGCCGTGGTACTCAACGGCGCACGCATCGGCAGGAACTGCCTGGTCGGCGCCGGCGCCCTGGTCACCGAGGGCAAGGAATTTCCCGACGGCTCGATGATCATCGGCAGCCCGGCCAAGGCCGTGCGCCAGCTGACGCCCGAGCAGATCGAGGGGCTGCGCCGCAGCGCCCAACACTATGTCGACAATGCGCGCCGCTTCAAGACCGGCTTGCGCAAGCTGGGCTGAACAAGGCCCGGCATTTTTTACGGAAACCATCAGCGTGTCTGAACTGCACAAATTTATCTTCGAAGGCCAGCCCGTGCGCGGCGCCATCGTCCGTCTCACCGATGCCTGGCAGGAGATCCTGCAGCGGCGCGCCGGCAATGCCGAGACCGGTGCCTATCCGGCCGCCGTGCGTGAGCTGCTCGGGGAGATGGTGGCCGCCGGCGTGCTGATGCAGTCCAACATCAAGTTCAACGGGGCCCTGGTCTTCCAGGTCATGGGTGACGGCCCTGTCAAGCTGGCCGTGGCCGAGGTGCAGTCGGACCTGGGCCTGCGCGCCACGGCCACGCTGGTGGGCGAGGCCGCCGATGGTGCCACGCTGGAGCAGTTGCTCAATGTGCAAGGCGGCGGCCGCTGCGTCATCACGCTGGACCCCAAGGGCCGCCAGCCGGGCCAGCAGCCCTACCAGGGCGTGGTCCCTCTGCAGGACGCGCAGGGCCGGCGCTTCGCCAAGGTGTCGGATGCGCTGCAGCACTACATGCTGCAATCCGAGCAGCTGGACACCGTGCTGGTGCTGGCCGCCGACGATCAGGTGGCCGCGGGCCTGCTGATCCAGCGCATGCCGGTCAAGGGCGAGGCCAACCTGGCCGCCGCCACCGAAAGCGAGCAATCGGGCCAGGACGCCATCGGCCTGAACGAGGACTACAACCGCATCGCGACGCTGGCCGCCAGCCTGACACGCGACGAGTTGCTCACGCTGGACGTGGAGACCATCCTGCGGCGCCTGTTCTGGGAAGAGAAGCTGATGCGCTTCGTGCCCCAGCCCGACGAGGAGCACCCGCGCTTTGCCTGCACCTGCAGCCGCGAGCGCGTGGCCTCCATGCTGGTTTCGCTGGGCTCGGACGAGGTCGAAAGCATCCTGGAGGAGCGCGGCAGCATCGAGGTCGGCTGCGATTTCTGTGGCCAGCAGTACGAGTTCGATCCCATCGACGCAGCCCAGCTGTTCACCGAGGCCGGCAAGCAGCCGCCCACCTCCACGAACGTGCAGTAGAGCGCCCTGCCGGCGTCAGTCTTTCCCGCTGCGCAGCGCGTCGAACAGCCGCCGCTCGCAGTCGGGGTCGCTGCATTGCTCGCAGCCGAAGGGGCGCAGCCGGGCGGCCTGGCGAACAACAGGCTCCTGGGGGAGCCAGGACCAGTCCGCAGCAGGCGCCAGCGACCGCAGTGATTGTGTCAACTGTTGCCATTGCCGTGCCGTGTCTCCATGGAGCACCACATAGTCCCGGGCTTCGGCATGCAGCCGTTCTCGCCAGTGATGATGTTGCGCCGCAGCGTCCAGATCGGTGCAGCGCCAATCCCGCCCCAATAGATAGATGGCCGTGTCTCTGGGCAAGGGTTGTCCTTGCCCAGGTGTGAGGCATTTCCATTCGGATTTTCTTCCATATTGCTGCCAGGCCTGGTGCAGTGCCTCTGCCATGGAGTGGGCCTGCAAGGGCACTGCTCCGACCAGGGCAATGCAGGGTTGAGAGGGGGAGGGGGGCGACAAGTGGATTCCGGATTCTTTTCCAAGGCCATGGCCTGCTGTGTGCAAGCGGCTAGTAGTCTTGGCCGTTGCGTGTGAGTTTGGTGGTCACCATGTCGATGTTTGTGCCATCGCCGCTGCTTTGAATGGTAAAGCCTTTGTATATCCACTCATAGCCTGTGCTGCTGCCGCTGCCAGTCTTGAATTTGCAGGCTGTGACGGTGCGGTTGCCAATGGTCAGGGTGGCATCCTCCAGGTAGCTGGAGTTTCTGGTGAGTGTGTGGGGCGCAATGGTGCCAGGAGGCAACATCCGCAAGGTGCCTGTGACTTCAAGGCGCTGGGTTTGACCAGGCTCCAGCGTCGCGCTCCGGTCTATCACGGGCGGAGAATAGGTATATTGCTGGAGCCTTGGCATGCTGCCGGAGAATGAGGTGATATTGGAGCCGTATTCCGCATAGACAAGTGGCGAGACTGGGGCGAGATAGGTCTCCGTCTCCACATGGCTGGTGGACATCTGGCCGCTCGGCAGAATTTCCCGGCTGACCCTCGTGTGCATGATCAAGTTGTCGTGGCCGTTGAAGCTTTGGGAGTTGTAGTTGTTATAGGTGATGGAATAGTTGCGATTGAAGGCTGGTGAATGGTCCTCCTGCAAAAAACTATTGCCACTCTGGTATTTTTTGTCATCAAAGCAGTGCTCTGCAGTCTGCGTCATTTTATCTCCGCCACCACAGGCGGTGAGCAGCAAGGATATTCCCAGTGTAATGGATGCGGTGGCAATGGTTTGAGTCGATGTCATGGATTTTCCTTATTGATGGGGTGGATGCTGAGTGCAGTGTAACCACATAACCCATGTTGATAAGAGTCCATCCGGACGTTCCAATAGTGCGGAGACAAGGTACTCCAATGCGTCATCTCAAAAACAAAGGGCCGGCGTGAAGCCGGCCCCGAACATCGTTGCAACGCACGGCGGGTTCAGCGCCGCACGATCTGCACGAAGATCTCATTGGGCTTGACCATGCCCAGTTCGCTGCGGGCCTTTTCCTCGACCATGGCCAGGCCGTCCTTGAGGTCGTTGACCTCGGAGGCCAGCCGGTCGTTCTCGGCCTTCTCCAGTGCGTTGGCCACATTCTGGTCATGGATCTGCTGCTGCAGTTCCTTGACATAGGCCACGCTGCCATGGCCCAGCCACAGCTGTGCATGCACGGCAGCGAGCAGGGCGAGCAGGACGAGAGGTACGACGCGATTGACCATGGGAGCGGGCGTGGCTGAAAGGAAAAAGGCTTGCCGGCCAGATGGCTTGCAAGCCTAACGCTTTTTCAGCGCAGGTTGTAGAACGCCTCGCGGCCAGGGTAGTGGGCGATGTCGCCCAGGTCTTCCTCGATGCGCAGCAGCTGGTTGTACTTGGCGATGCGGTCCGAGCGGCTCAGCGAGCCGGTCTTGATCTGGCCGGCATTGGTGCCCACCGAGATGTCGGCGATCGTCGAGTCCTCGGTTTCGCCCGAGCGGTGCGAGATCACGGCCGTGTAGCCGGCGCGCTTGGCCATTTCGATGGCGGCGAAAGTCTCGGTCAGGGTGCCGATCTGGTTGATCTTGATCAGGATGGAGTTGGCGATCTTCTTGTCGATGCCTTCCTTCAGGATCTTGGTGTTGGTGACGAACAGGTCGTCGCCCACCAGCTGGACCTTGGCGGCCAGGCGGTCGGTCAGGATCTTCCAGCCCTCCCAGTCGCCCTCGGCCATGCCGTCCTCGATGGAGATGATGGGGTACTTGTCGCACCAGCCGGCCAGCATGTCGGTCCACTGGGTGGCGGTCAGCGTCAGGTTGCCTTCACCGGCCAGCACGTACATGCCGTCCTTGTAGAACTCGCTGGCAGCGCAGTCCAGGCCCAGGGCGATCTGTTCGCCGGCCTTGTAGCCCGCGTTCTCGATGGCCTGCAGGATCAGCTGGATGGCGGCTTCGTGGTTTTCCACGGAAGGCGCGAAACCGCCTTCGTCGCCCACGGCCGTGCTCATGCCCTTGTCGTGGATGATCTTCTTGAGCGCGTGGAAGACTTCGGCGCCCCAGCGCACGGCTTCGCGGAACGAAGGCGCGCCCACGGGGATGATCATGAATTCCTGCAGGTCCAGGCTGTTGTTGGCGTGCGCGCCACCGTTGATGACGTTCATCATCGGCACGGGCAGCTGCATGCCGCCCATGCCGCCCAGGTAGCGGTACAGCGGCAGGCCGGCTTCCTCGGCGGCGGCACGGGCCACGGCCATGGAGACGGCCAGCATGGCGTTGGCGCCCAGGCGGCCCTTGTTGTCGGTACCGTCCAGGTCGATCAGGGTCTTGTCCAGGAAAGCCTGTTCGGAGGCATCCAGGCCCAGCACGGCTTCGGAGATCTCGGTGTTGATGTGCTCGACGGCCTTGAGCACGCCCTTGCCCAGGTAGCGGCTCTTGTCGCCGTCGCGCAGCTCGATGGCTTCGCGCGAGCCGGTCGAGGCGCCCGAGGGCACGGCGGCGCGGCCCATCACGCCCGACTCCAGCAGCACGTCGCATTCGACGGTGGGGTTGCCGCGGCTGTCCAGCACTTCGCGGCCTACGATGTCAACGATTGCACTCATGGCATTTCCTTTGCGGTTTTTGAAAGCGGTGTGCAGGCGGTTTCCGGTGAGGTTGCGCCCTGGTGCTTGCCGGGCAAGCGGTGTCGGCTCGGGCCAGCATGGCGAGGCGCCGCGCTGGCGGGCACTGCCGTGCTCCGCGGCGCAGTATCTGCGATCGGGCGGCGGCCATTGTGCACAAATTGGGTGGATAGATTTGAATACGCTGCACTCTTGACGCCCGGATCCGTGCTGGCGTCAGACGCCTTCCACGCAGACCATGCGCATGATGGCCGCGCCTTCGCGGGCCTCGCGTGCACGGCGGTACTCGGGGGTGTCATGGAAGGCCTTGGCGGCCTCGAAGCTGGGGAACTTGAGGACCACGGTGCGGCCCGGGTTCCAGTCGCCCTCGAGCACTTCGACCTTGCCGCCGCGCACGCAGACCTCGGCGCCATGCACGCGCATGGCCTCGGTGCTCCACTTGCGGTACTCCTCGTACTGCTCGGGGCGGGTGACGGTAACGGAAGCGATGATGTAGCCGCTGGCCATGGGTCAGACTCCAAAGTCGTTTTCGAGGAAGCCGTTTCGCTTGGTCACGTCGTCGAGCGCGACCAGGGTTTCGAGCAGGGCCTTCATGTGCTTGAGCGGCACGGCGTTGGGGCCGTCGCTGAGCGCGCAGGGCGGGTTGGGATGGGTTTCCATGAACAGGCCGGCCACGCCCACGGCCACGGCTGCGCGCGAGAGCACGGGCACCATCTCGCGCATGCCGCCGCTGCTGGTGCCGTTGCCGCCGGGCAGCTGCACGCTGTGCGTGGCGTCGAACACCACGGGGGCGCCGGTCTCGCGCATGATGGACAGGCTGCGCATGTCGGAGACCAGGTTGTTGTAGCCGAAGCTGGCGCCGCGTTCGCAGGCCATGAAGCTGTCCTCGGGCAGGCCGGCCTCCCGGGCGGCGGCGCGGGCCTTGTCGATGACGTTCTTCATGTCATGCGGTGCGAGGAACTGGCCCTTCTTGATGTTCACCGGCCGGCCCGACTGGGCCACGGCACGGATGAAGTCGGTCTGGCGGCACAGGAAGGCCGGTGTCTGCAGCACATCGACCACCTGGGCCACGGCCGGGATCTCGGACTCGGTGTGCACATCGGTGAGGATGGGCACCTGCAGTTCCTTCTTCACCTTGGCGAGGATCTCCAGGCCCTTGTCCATGCCCGGGCCGCGAAAGCTCGCGCCCGAGCTGCGGTTGGCCTTGTCGTAGCTGCTCTTGAAGATGAAGGGAATGCCCAGGGCCGCCGTGATTTCCTTGAGTTGCCCCGCCACGTCCATCTGCAGTTGCTCGGACTCGACGACGCAGGGGCCTGCAATGAGAAAGAAGCGTCGGTCGAGGCCGACATCGAAGCCGCAGAGTTTCATGGTGGGGATTCCTTGGGAAATGGTGGGCGGCGGCGGGCTCAGGGCTTGCGAGGCGCCTTCTGGCGCTCGATCGCGGCCTTGACGAAGGCGTTGAACAGCGGGTGGCCGCTCCAGGGCGTGGACTTGAACTCGGGGTGGAATTGCACGCCGATGTACCAGGGGTGGACCTGCCTGGGCAGCTCGACGATTTCCGTCAGTTGCTCACGCTGGGTCAGCGCCGAGATCACCAGGCCGGCTTCGCGCAACTGGTCCAGGTACTGGACGTTGGCCTCGTAGCGGTGGCGATGGCGTTCGGTGACCACGTCGCCGTAGATGCCGTGTGCCAGCGTGCCGGGCTGCACGTCCGAGGACTGGGCGCCCAGGCGCATGGTGCCGCCCAGGTCGGAGTTCTCGTCGCGCGTCTTCACGGTGCCGTCGGCGTCCTTCCACTCGGTGATCAGCGCGATCACGGGGTGGGCGGCCTTGGCGTCGAACTCGGTGGAGTTGGCGCCTTCCAGGCCCGCCACGTGGCGGGCGTATTCGATGGTGGCCACCTGCATGCCCAGGCAGATGCCCAGGTAGGGGACCTTGTTCTCGCGGGCGAAGCGCGCCGTGGAGATCTTGCCTTCCACGCCGCGCGAGCCGAAGCCGCCGGGCACGAGGATGGCGTCGTACTGAGAGAGCTTGTCGCGCGCATTGGCGTCGCTGATGGTCTCGGAGTCGACGTGGGTGATCTTCACGCGCACGTGGCTTTGCATGCCGGCGTGCTTGAGCGCTTCGTTGACCGACTTGTAGGCATCCGACAGTTCGACGTACTTGCCGACCATGGCGATCTTGACCTCGCCTTGCGGATGCTCGGTCTCATGGACCAGGTCGTCCCAGCGCTTGAGGTTGGTGGGCGGCGTGTTCAGGCGCAGCTTGTCGCAGATCAGGCCGTCCAGGCCCTGCTCGTGCAGCATGCGCGGCACCTTGTAGATGGTGTCCACGTCCCACATGGAGATCACGCCCCACTCGGGCACGTTGGTGAACAGCGAGATCTTTTCCTTTTCCTCGTCCGGCACGCGGTGCTGGGCGCGGCACAGCAGGGCGTCGGGCTGGATGCCGATCTCGCGCAGCTTCTGCACCGTGTGCTGCGTGGGCTTGGTCTTGAGCTCGCCGGCCGTGGCGATCCAGGGCAGGTAGGTCAGGTGCACGAAGGCCGTGTTGTTGGGGCCTTGCTTGAGGGCCAGCTGGCGCACGGCCTCCAGGAAGGGCAGGGACTCGATGTCGCCCACCGTCCCGCCGACCTCGCAGATGGCCACGTCCACCGCATCGGGCGTGCCGACGCCGGCGCCGCGCTTGATGTATTCCTGGATCTCGTTGGTCACGTGCGGAATCACCTGCACGGTCTTGCCCAGGTAGTCGCCGCGGCGCTCCTTCTCGAGCACGCTCTGGTAGATGCGCCCGGTGGTGAAATTGTTGGACTGCTTCATGCGCGTCTCGATGAAACGCTCATAGTGGCCCAGGTCCAGATCGGTCTCGGCGCCATCGTCGGTCACGAACACTTCGCCGTGCTGGAAGGGCGACATGGTGCCCGGATCTACGTTGATGTAGGGGTCCAGCTTGATGAGGGTGACTTTGAGGCCGCGCGATTCGAGGATCGCAGCAAGGGAGGCTGAGGCGATTCCCTTGCCCAGGGAAGACACCACACCGCCTGTGACGAAGACAAATTTGGTCATGTCTTTTTTTGGTGGTGGTAAAGCAGGATTATAGATGCGCCGCCGAATTCGCCGCGCCGAGCGGGGCTCTGGGATCGCGCGCCGTCTGCTAAATTGCGCGCCATGACTGAAGTGTTCGCAGGCAAACATCTGGTGCTCGGCCTCTCCGGAGGCGTGGCTTGTTACAAATCGGCGCAATTGGTGCGGCTGCTGGTGCAGGCCGGCGCCACGGTCCAGGTGGTGATGACCGAGGCGGCCGAGCAGTTCATCACGCCCGTGACCATGCAGGCCTTGTCCGGGCGCCCGGTCTATGGCTCGCAGTGGGATGCGCGCGAGCCCAACAACATGCCCCACATCAACCTCAGCCGCGAGGCCGATGCCATGCTGATCGCACCGTGCAGCGCGGATTTCATCGCACGCCTGGTGCAGGGGCGCTCCGACGAGCTGCTGAGCCTGATGTGCCTGGCGCGGCCCATGGACCGCGTGCCGCTGCTGCTGGCGCCCGCCATGAACCGCGAGATGTGGGCCCATCCGGCCACGCAGCGCAACCTGGCGCAGGTCGCCGCCGACGGTGCGCAGGTGCTGGGCGTGGGCACGGGCGACCAGGCCTGCGGCGAGACCGGCGACGGCCGCATGCTGGAGCCCGAGGAGATCATGGAGGAATTGGCCGCACTCTTCACCCCCAAGCTGCTGCAGGGCCGCAGGCTGCTGGTCACGGCCGGGCCGACCTTCGAGGCCATCGACCCGGTGCGCGGCATCACCAACCATTCCAGCGGCAAGATGGGCTTTGCCATCGCGCGGGCCGCGCGCGAGGCTGGCGCCCAGGTGACCCTGGTGGCCGGCCCCGTGCATCTGGCCACCCCGCGTGGCGTGCAGCGCATCGACGTGCAGTCGGCGCAGCAGATGTTCGACGCCGTGCAGCAGCAACTGCCCCAGACCGGCGTCTTCGTCGCCACTGCGGCCGTGGCCGACTGGCGTCCGGCCAGCGCGGCCGATCAGAAGATCAAGAAGGACGGCTCGGGCCGGGTGCCCACGCTGGCCTTCGTCGAGAACCCCGACATCCTCGCCGCCGCGGCGCAGTCCGAGCGCGCGCGCAGCGGCCAGCTGTATTGCGTGGGCTTCGCGGCCGAGAGCCATGACCTGCTGCAGCACGCCAGCGCCAAGCGCCAGCGCAAGCAGGTGCCGCTGCTGGTGGGCAACATCGGTCCGGCGACCTTCGGGCGCGATGACAATGCCCTGCTGCTGATCGATGAGGCCGGTACGAAGGAGTTGCCGCACGCCTCCAAGGCGCTGCTGGCGCGCCAGCTCGTCGCCGAGATCGCACGGCGCCTGCCCCCCCTGCGCTGAACCACGGAAAGCCCGCATGCCACAGACCTCCTACGAAGGCCCACGCCACGGCGACTATGTGCGCTATGTGGATGAACTGCTGCGCTCCAGCCCCTTGTACCGCTCGGCAGCCCAGGGCTGGCTGGCCCAGGGACGCAGCGATTTCACCGATGCGGTGGCCACCCCCGGCGCGCAGGCCCGTTCCGTGGCCGAGCGCGTGCGTGAGCAGGTGCAGGCGGCCGCCGAGAAGGCGCGCGCCGCGGCGCAGCAGGCGTCAGGGCAGGCCGCTGCCGACCGGCAGGCGCCTGCCGGGGACCGGCATGGCGGCAAGGCCGATCGTGGCCGCCAGGCGGCGCGTGCCCAGGTCCGGGCAGCGACGACAGCCAAGGCAGGCGGCAAGACGGGCTTCAAGCTGGGGCCGGGCCAATGGCTGGCCCTGGTGATCGGGCTGATCCTCGCTGTGGCGATTCCCGGCATGGGCCCCATCATCTTGCTGCTGACCGTCATCAATGCCCTTTTCAAAGGTTTTCGCGCCGGGCTGCGATCACCCCGTTGATGGCACGGGGCACAATGCGCGCTTTGCTTTTTGCGGGAGCCGCCCTCCGGATCCTCCTGAGGCCCTCCCCAGCCTGTTTTCATGAACGTTGACATCAAGATCCTTGACGCGCGCCTGCGCGAGAACATGCCCGCCTATGCCACGCCGGGCAGCGCGGGCCTGGACCTGCGTGCCTGCATCGATGCGCCGCTGACGCTCGAACCCGGCCAGTGGCAGCTCGTGCCCACGGGCATGGCCATGTATCTGAAGGATCCCGGCTACGCGGCCATGATCCTGCCGCGCTCGGGCCTGGGCCACAAGCACGGCATCGTGCTGGGCAATCTCGTCGGCCTGATCGACAGCGACTACCAGGGCCAGCTCATGGTCAGTGCCTGGAACCGTTCGGCCACGGGCTTCACGCTGCAGCCCATGGACCGTCTGGCCCAGTTGATCATCGTGCCCGTGGTGCAGCCGCGCTTCAACATCGTCGAGGAGTTCGAGGCGGCTTCCGAGCGAGGCGCTGGCGGCTACGGCTCGACCGGCAAGCAGTAACACCAGGCCGGGCCCGTTGCCAGGGGCCCGGCGCGAGGGAGGTCCGCATGGCAAGGCCATCTGCGCGCAGGCGCCGCTCCGCATCGTGGACGCGCGTGCTGCTGACCGAGGAAGACCGCATGCGCCGCCGCCTGCAGCAGCGCCACTGGCTGCGCCTGCACGCAGCGCTGACCGGCGGCCTCAGCCTGGCCGGCATGGCGCTGCTGAGCCTGGCCCTGCTGCATGCGGGCATGCACAGCATGGCGCTGCGCTATGGCGTCGCCCTGGCCAGCGGCTATCTGCTGTATCTGCTGCTGGTGCGCCTGTGGGCCGAGTGCATGCTGCGCCGCGACTGGGACGTGCCGGATGCCACTTCCGGCGGAGGCTCGCCTTCCCGCGGCCCGGAGCCGGGCGGTTTCGAGAGCGGGCAGGGGGGCTCCTATGGTGGCGGCGGGGCCAGCGGCAGTTGGGATGACGCAGGGGCCCTGCCGGAGGTCGCATCCTCCGCATCGCAGGGCATCGACCTGCCGGGAGTGGACCTGCCCGGCATCGACGGGCTCGACGAGGGCGCCGTGGTCCTGGTGCCGGTGCTGCTGGTGTTCGCCGCCTTGCTGGTGGCGGTCACGGGGGCGGGGTCGCTGCTGTGGCTGGTCTTTGGCGCCGATCTGTTCCTGGCCGTGGCGGTGGAGGTGGCCTTTGCGCTGCTGATGGCGCGCACGCTCTATGTGGTGGAGCGCGAGGGCTGGCTGCTGGCCGCGCTGCGCCTGAGCTGGAAGCCGGTGCTGGGTGCGCTGGTGGCGGCCGTGGCGCTCGGGGCCCTGGCCGACTGGCTGTTTCCCCAAGCCGATACGCTGGTGCAGGTCCTGCGTGCCCTGCGCGGGCACTGAGCCGCCGCCAGGCTGCCATCGCGCGCGCCCGCGCCCTCACCCGTCCCTTCTGGCACCCGGCAGGCGCAGCTGCATGCGCAACCCGCCCATCGGCGAGCGGCTGGCCTCGATGCCGCCGCCGTAGGTCTGCACCAGGTCGCGCACGATGTCCAGGCCCAGTCCCGCGCCGGGGCGGCGCTCGTCAAGGCGCTCGCCGCGCTCGAAGATGCGCTGCTGCGCGTCCGGTGCAATGCCGGGGCCGTCGTCGTCCACGGTCAGCAGCAGCTGTGCATCGTGGCCCTGGACATCGAGCCTGACGGCCTGCCCGGCCCATTTGCCTGCGTTGTCCAGCAGGTTGCCCAGCATCTCCATCAGGTCCTGGGCATCGCCCAGGAAGTCCCAGTGCGCGGGTTCTCCCTCCAGCGTGAAGCGGATGCCGCGCCCCGCATGCAGCCGGGCCATGGTGCGCACCAGGGACTCCAGCGGAGTCCGCACCGGAGTGCGCAGGCCCGTGGCCTGGCGCGCAGCCGCGCGCGCACGGGCCAAGTGGTGCTCCACCTGGCGGCCGGCGCTGGCCACCTGCTCGCGCACCAGGTCGGCCAGAGGGCCATCGGCCTGCTCGGCGGCATTGCCCAGGATGGTCAGCGGTGTGTTGACGGCATGGGCCAGGTTGCCGGCCTGGGTGCGCGCGCGCTGCACCATGTCGGCATTGACGCCGAGCACATGGTTGAACTCCTGCACCAGGGGCTGGAGCTCGCGGGGGAAATGGCCTTCCAGCCGCGGCGTGGCGCCCGTGCGCACATCGGACAGGCCCTTGCGCAGCCATTGCAGCGGCCGCAGCGCAAGACGAAGCTGCAGGACCACGGCCAGCGCAAGGCCGGCTGCCAGCGTGCCGAGAGCGGCGATCAGCATGGTGGTGAAGCGCTGCATGGGCTCGGCCAGCAGCACGCTGTCGGCCGCGACGATCAGGCGCAGCGGCGGCGCGTCGGACTCGGGCAGCTGCAGCGGACGCGCCACGGCCACCAGCTGGTGGCCTTGTCCGTCGGGCAGCGTGCCGGTACGCAGGGCCGTGTCTTCGTGGTGCGCGCCGGGGCTGCCGGTGTCGGCTCGGAACTGGCGCCAGTCCAGTGTCTGGTCCCAGAGGGAGCGGGAGCGCAATTGGCCGGCGGCAGCGGTGGTGCCCGCCTCGCCAGCCAGCCGGTCGATCTGCCAGTACAGGCCCGACAGCGGCTGCGACAGGCGGGGATCACCCACCGCCATGCCGACTTCGATGCGTCCGCCGGGCAGGCTGTTGACGGCAGCGCTCAACTGGTCGAGCTGAAGCACCAGTTGGGCCTGCAACTGCTGGGCGATGTGGTCGCGGAACAGTCCGCGCAATCCCCAGCCGGCCACCAGCACGGCTGCCAGCACCCAGGCCAGCGTTCCGGCCAGCAGGCGCAGGCGCAGCGAATCGCCGAGACGCCAGCCCGATGTGCCTGGTCGCGCTGTCATGCCGGGGGGGCGCTGCAATCGACCAGCCGGTAGCCCAGGCCGCGCACGGTCTCTATGCTGCCGGGGGGCAGCTTCTTGCGCAGGCGGCCCACGAAGACCTCGATGGTGTTGGAGTCGCGGTCGCTGTCCTGCGGATAGATGTGCTCGGACAGCTCGGTGCGCGAGATCACCTCGCCCACGCGCTGCATCAGCAGCGCCAGGACCTTGAATTCGTGGCTGGTCAGGCTGAGTGCCTGG
It encodes:
- a CDS encoding DUF1330 domain-containing protein, which produces MASGYIIASVTVTRPEQYEEYRKWSTEAMRVHGAEVCVRGGKVEVLEGDWNPGRTVVLKFPSFEAAKAFHDTPEYRRAREAREGAAIMRMVCVEGV
- the ftsB gene encoding cell division protein FtsB, producing MVNRVVPLVLLALLAAVHAQLWLGHGSVAYVKELQQQIHDQNVANALEKAENDRLASEVNDLKDGLAMVEEKARSELGMVKPNEIFVQIVRR
- a CDS encoding Hsp33 family molecular chaperone HslO translates to MSELHKFIFEGQPVRGAIVRLTDAWQEILQRRAGNAETGAYPAAVRELLGEMVAAGVLMQSNIKFNGALVFQVMGDGPVKLAVAEVQSDLGLRATATLVGEAADGATLEQLLNVQGGGRCVITLDPKGRQPGQQPYQGVVPLQDAQGRRFAKVSDALQHYMLQSEQLDTVLVLAADDQVAAGLLIQRMPVKGEANLAAATESEQSGQDAIGLNEDYNRIATLAASLTRDELLTLDVETILRRLFWEEKLMRFVPQPDEEHPRFACTCSRERVASMLVSLGSDEVESILEERGSIEVGCDFCGQQYEFDPIDAAQLFTEAGKQPPTSTNVQ
- a CDS encoding CTP synthase; protein product: MTKFVFVTGGVVSSLGKGIASASLAAILESRGLKVTLIKLDPYINVDPGTMSPFQHGEVFVTDDGAETDLDLGHYERFIETRMKQSNNFTTGRIYQSVLEKERRGDYLGKTVQVIPHVTNEIQEYIKRGAGVGTPDAVDVAICEVGGTVGDIESLPFLEAVRQLALKQGPNNTAFVHLTYLPWIATAGELKTKPTQHTVQKLREIGIQPDALLCRAQHRVPDEEKEKISLFTNVPEWGVISMWDVDTIYKVPRMLHEQGLDGLICDKLRLNTPPTNLKRWDDLVHETEHPQGEVKIAMVGKYVELSDAYKSVNEALKHAGMQSHVRVKITHVDSETISDANARDKLSQYDAILVPGGFGSRGVEGKISTARFARENKVPYLGICLGMQVATIEYARHVAGLEGANSTEFDAKAAHPVIALITEWKDADGTVKTRDENSDLGGTMRLGAQSSDVQPGTLAHGIYGDVVTERHRHRYEANVQYLDQLREAGLVISALTQREQLTEIVELPRQVHPWYIGVQFHPEFKSTPWSGHPLFNAFVKAAIERQKAPRKP
- the kdsA gene encoding 3-deoxy-8-phosphooctulonate synthase, which codes for MKLCGFDVGLDRRFFLIAGPCVVESEQLQMDVAGQLKEITAALGIPFIFKSSYDKANRSSGASFRGPGMDKGLEILAKVKKELQVPILTDVHTESEIPAVAQVVDVLQTPAFLCRQTDFIRAVAQSGRPVNIKKGQFLAPHDMKNVIDKARAAAREAGLPEDSFMACERGASFGYNNLVSDMRSLSIMRETGAPVVFDATHSVQLPGGNGTSSGGMREMVPVLSRAAVAVGVAGLFMETHPNPPCALSDGPNAVPLKHMKALLETLVALDDVTKRNGFLENDFGV
- the eno gene encoding phosphopyruvate hydratase, whose translation is MSAIVDIVGREVLDSRGNPTVECDVLLESGVMGRAAVPSGASTGSREAIELRDGDKSRYLGKGVLKAVEHINTEISEAVLGLDASEQAFLDKTLIDLDGTDNKGRLGANAMLAVSMAVARAAAEEAGLPLYRYLGGMGGMQLPVPMMNVINGGAHANNSLDLQEFMIIPVGAPSFREAVRWGAEVFHALKKIIHDKGMSTAVGDEGGFAPSVENHEAAIQLILQAIENAGYKAGEQIALGLDCAASEFYKDGMYVLAGEGNLTLTATQWTDMLAGWCDKYPIISIEDGMAEGDWEGWKILTDRLAAKVQLVGDDLFVTNTKILKEGIDKKIANSILIKINQIGTLTETFAAIEMAKRAGYTAVISHRSGETEDSTIADISVGTNAGQIKTGSLSRSDRIAKYNQLLRIEEDLGDIAHYPGREAFYNLR
- the coaBC gene encoding bifunctional phosphopantothenoylcysteine decarboxylase/phosphopantothenate--cysteine ligase CoaBC; this encodes MTEVFAGKHLVLGLSGGVACYKSAQLVRLLVQAGATVQVVMTEAAEQFITPVTMQALSGRPVYGSQWDAREPNNMPHINLSREADAMLIAPCSADFIARLVQGRSDELLSLMCLARPMDRVPLLLAPAMNREMWAHPATQRNLAQVAADGAQVLGVGTGDQACGETGDGRMLEPEEIMEELAALFTPKLLQGRRLLVTAGPTFEAIDPVRGITNHSSGKMGFAIARAAREAGAQVTLVAGPVHLATPRGVQRIDVQSAQQMFDAVQQQLPQTGVFVATAAVADWRPASAADQKIKKDGSGRVPTLAFVENPDILAAAAQSERARSGQLYCVGFAAESHDLLQHASAKRQRKQVPLLVGNIGPATFGRDDNALLLIDEAGTKELPHASKALLARQLVAEIARRLPPLR
- a CDS encoding gamma carbonic anhydrase family protein, whose amino-acid sequence is MAIYELDGVAPEVAASAWVADSAEVMGNVRLAEDASIWFGAVVRGDCESISIGEGSNIQDASVLHADLGKPLVVGRHVTVGHQVMLHGCTIGDESLIGIGAVVLNGARIGRNCLVGAGALVTEGKEFPDGSMIIGSPAKAVRQLTPEQIEGLRRSAQHYVDNARRFKTGLRKLG